gattctgtatgcatatagtgatttgttgtttgttcttaggactttaggttaggtgctatgaagGTATCAGGGTTAGTatgttggctactttagaaggttgctctactgaagggggatattaaccgtcgattggatcagggtgttggtagtagctaggtatttaggagccctatagacggcctcgaaacattcacctatttgcatttagacaattacatgaAATGGAggacgtaatgcttgggatgaaagttgggtggaaggggaaggaaggtgctcttgaaaagaaagaaggagagggagatagaagcatagaggagaatggaaagaacaataaaacttgaaaggggaaagaaagagggaaaaggggagagaaaaaataaaataaaataagaaataaaattaggtcttagagatccattttcttctcttcccgtaggcagagctgtgccctccGAGCTGAGTTTTGCCCTCAATGTGTCgacagcaatccctgtaaggcatctcctgggagtctctcaatcctgttGGTCCAGAGCCGTTTCACTTCTACGGCCCCTTCTCCCCTCTTCCTaccagccagccaggtcctgctcACCGGAGGCGGTTCCCCAAGGATCTGGTTACACTTTCAGCCCCACCGTGTGCCCTATTTCCCAAACgactgagcactctctctgtcattcatctaagccccagtgctgtagaGCTGTGGTCTGGGAGTCAATAGTTTAATTTTTCCAGACTCCTTTGGTGGGCATGCCCTCGGAAGCTGGTGGCTAAGACCTTTGTTGACACCACTGGTGGTAATGGGAGTTGGGGGTcgaggatcccctctgcttccctcagcCCCTACAATCACTCCGCTGGCTGTAGGAGGAGTTGGgggtctggagtgtcctctatttTCCTCCGCCCCTACCGTCATGCCCTCtcagttggcagttgggggagttGTGGGTGGGGAGTCTTCTCTGCTTCCCTCCGCCCCTACAGTCACGCTCACGTCACTGGCAGTAGGGGGAGTTGGGGGTAGGGAGTCCCTTGGCCCTTACGGTCACGCCCACGGAGAGATTTTTGAAGTTGTTTGTATCTGATGTgggtgggagtcacacacctgctaacgtagattctgctgggaaggaatcttgTTTGCCaaactttggtgacttcccctctctgctatggcgggtccTGGCTCCTTGCTGGAGTGTCTGAAGGGAGCGGTgggactggcttgtctctggtctgactcaATCCCTGGTTTTAGTTCCCAGTTCGCTATGTCATAAAGGCTTGGTTAGAGTCCCTTCACGGGGCCTCTAACTGTGCGGGCGGGGCCGTTCGAAGAGCCGGGAGGGCGGGGGCCGTTTGctgggccgggcggggacccttctctctGGGCCGGGCCACCAGGGGCCGTTTGCAGAGCCGGGCAGGCGGCGGCCAGCGGCCATTCCGCGCCGCGCGGCCaagattcactcgtctgggacaaacTGTCACCTCTAATAAACTTACCAATTcctggcaggtctcctttcagtggaattttgctagaagttctTCAGCAGGTAGAATCTAGGCGTATTAATGGgtctttctgatcccgttaatgtggagatactgAAAGTGCTGCTTCCTTGCCGGCCGCCACGTTGGGTCTCCGTTTTTGGATTACTTTTCTCATTCTATTAAcagttttattgttttaaaatagcAGCTTACTGTTCTTCAGTTCATCACAGTTTTTCCCCGTGAAAACATTCCAAAAACATCTTAACCTTTTTTTAGAAAAGTTCCAAAAATTGAACCAAAATTGCTCAAATCTACACATTTTTAAtgttgctttatatattttttattaaaagtataTTCACCTAAAATTACATATCTTTGAATATAATACTTTCATTTTCTAAGAAGGACTctgttttatagttttaaaattgAAATAGTTAAAATTTATGTGAAGTTAAAGAGTTAATGGAATGTTCTTATCCCATTGATTCTAAGAGCTATATATCAGAGTCCTGATATTGGCATAATGTATGTATGTTTAGACATACATTATTTTACTACCACCTTTATACTTAAAAATTACCACTGCTTTTAGATATAGAACTATTGTACCACCAAGAGGTCTTTTCTTACTCATTTATAGACATATAATTCTCCCTTGCTATACCTACTCCTTTACTAATGTGTTATTTAGCTATGCATTTGTTGTTTCAGAAATATTACATATATTGTACAGTTGTTACCTTTTGGTAttacttttctattcttttcattCTATAAAATGTCCTGGACACCTACCCTGGTTGCTGTCATTTTTCACTATGTTATTATTGTTAAATAGTAGTCTGCCACACATATATAGCTGAACTATtgtcgatttttttttttagttgtttccaGATTTGTGCTATTAAAAAACTGCTAAGAACAATTGGGTATAAGTTTTTCAGAGATGTAAAATTTCATTTTGTGCCACATACATTTACATATGTAATGTAATGAGTTGTATGATTAGTATATGTTTAGTGTTTTGAAAACATATCTCATACTTTTCTGGAATATCTGTACCATTTACATTGCTACCCAGCAAGGGATTGAGATTACTTTTAATTATTGATACCTCAGTGTCATCTTAATTTGCAATTTTGTAGTCATCAGTGATTTTGAACTAGATGAAAATACAGAATATCAGAATTTGTGTGCACAGCAAAACCTTcttaggaggaaattaaaaagctTACTTAGAACAATAAAACCTAAAATTTATAATCTGATCTTCCAATTCGGAAGAACaagtttataaaaagaaaaacaaattaacaCAAAGCAAGCAGAAAGAATACAATAATATTAGCCTATTGAGACTCAGTATTTGATTCTGAAAAATATTTCAGCTAAGTTAAAAAGTGCACCAAGATATATTGACAATCATAATCTGGAGTTTATTAGTTAATATTAATGTAACCATATTCTTCTATAATTCTATTATGTTTAGTTTGTAATAAGTTTTCTGTTTTGTGATAGTGGACAAATTGTAAATATTGGAAAATGTTAATAGAACTAAAAggtgttttgtttcaaaattgatagaGTTTAAGCAAATGACAATGGGAAAACAAGTTATAGTTGTGAAGATTGAAACATTAGCTAATATCTAAAGGAAAACAGGGACTATTGAAAAAATTCTACACAATTAATTATTATAGAATGGATTCATTCTTTATCAACCTAAAGTTTAGTAGAGGAACACAATTTACTAACCTTTTGAGAGGCCACTATCACTGTGATAAGTCTAGACCAACATGTTCCCCTCCACCCAAAAGATACTGCTGCTCAAGTAACCATATATATCAACACCAAAATTTATAGATATTAGCCTGTAAAATTTAGTACTATAAAAAGAAGTACATGATATGACCAAGTAGGTTTTTTTTCcaggtatgcaagattgattgtcTGAAAATCATTCATTGTTAATGTAGCATTACAGTAGAGTAAAGAAACATCTTCCTAAGTCTGGTggtacatgccagtaatcccagcaacttaaaaggcaagttgaaggccagcctcagtaacttagcaaggcccttgtctcagaataaaaaggggcttggggttcaatcctgagtatcaaaaaagaaggaaagaaagaaatatcttTCTTATAAATTGCATAATAAGGTGTTTATGCAGAAATTCTTGTAAAACATGCTGATAATGGGGAAGAAGGAGGAGTTTCTTCAACTTGATAACCTCTACAGCAAAACTTTAGGACTTCAAATGTTGAAATACTGAATGTTGTTTCTAACTAGAAATACAAGAATATCTGCCCTATTTGTGTTATGCACAGTACTCTAAGTTTTGTACAAGGCAAGCAAAGGAAATGTCGAGCAAGCTGATTGAAAAAACTTTTCCAGTTGATGATTACATAGAAAATTATAAAGTGTTTGCtgcaaaaaatttatttttgaaaatgtgaaatataagAGCAATAAAAATTTGCCATTATGTTTATTAGCaacaaatacatgttctgaaaattttaaaaatggcttcttttaaaatctcaaaaaaaatgaaaacatggagATGTGGAACACAGAAAACTTGAACTATAAAAAGTACCACCAAAAGATAGACATTAAAGTTCTTAAAAACAGAGAATACTTAACCAAATTTTCTTGAGAAGCTATCATCATCTTGACTAACATgggcaaaataaaaagaaataatcatCCAGAATCATTGtgcatatggagtaaaaattatataatatatttaaaaattacatgcCACATAAATTAAACAGACTGTATTTGTGACTTAAGTAACAAAAgaatggaggttgttgatggtatTCAAATTTATGTAGAAGCATTTGTATGATTCCTGTCagaattttatcaatttttttcttaagaatATTGTGAAGTTTATTTTGAAAGTGAAGCAAACTAGAATAGCTAAAATAATTAGGAATAAGAATAAAATATGAAGAATTGGTCTTTCTGATGTAAAAAATGTAACTGTAGTATTCAAGATTGTACTAAAGATAAGGATTGGTAGAAGAGAATTTAGAATGTAAAAGAGACCGCACAGATGTTTGACTGATCTTTGAAAGAGGTACAAAAATACTTCAGTAGatgattaaaaattattatttataacCAGAAAAGAGCCTACTTTTAAACTTTACATTTTaatgcactctctctctctctctctctctctttcgctctctctctctctctctgtattctTTGAATATACTCAACATttttgttctgatttttttttttagtgtgaaTGGTCTTAAATGTCTAAGGTTTTTGCATCTTTTCAGACCAACTGCAGATTAAAAACTCCCAGAGGAAAAAAGTTAGGGAATATGTACAGACTTTCTTCTCCTCTATATATCCTAAAATGtgcagtataacaactatttaaagAACATTTACATTTTTCTAGGTATTGCAAGTACTCTAGAGATTATTAGTATATGTAAGgaatttatatgtaaatattctTCTCCATTTTATATTAGGGACTTCAGCATCctctaatttttatattttacaggCGATGGATCTGGGTCCTGGACCAGTCTCCAAGTTTACTAAAAAGCAATGGCTTTAATCTCAAAATATACGTTTTTGAGTACTTTCTCAAATGGGTTAGATATAACTAAAAGATTCAAGGGAAACTATAATGGATAGTCTTAGGGTGTGGTTAAAAGTTTCTAGAGTACACATCACAAATGAAAATGATTGGATGTattttatcaaaaataaaaattgcattttaTAGACTCTATTTAAAAGAGTTCAAATAAAAGACCTTGTTAAGCTCAAAAGACAAGCTACCACTTTCATAATAATTGTAAATCACATGTCTAGTGAGGAAGTAAAAGATACATGGAACTGTTAGAaacatttcaattggaaaatgatAAGAAACCTGGTGAACTTACATAGATGgcaaataaaatagtttttataaTTCATTAGGTTTAAATGTTCAAAAAATATTAACTACGTCTGTGTTCTATATTCTGTCATCTTTATTTTGAATTTGAGAGTATACCTAGGCATATCAGAACctggtttttaaaaaagttatgtgTGCACATAGTTGTATCTGCTTTGCAGTGATCCTCAGTTGAATTTCAACTGCAATCTTCAAAATTGTGTAAATACCAGTTTTTTAGCCACTTTGTAGCaatattcattacttttaaaacaaagtaaatctAAAAAGTCTGACTCATGTGTCTTTTAATTGTCTAAAAGATGGTTATTATGTCTCAATTGTTAGGCATGTTTCCTTTGTTGACTGTCCTGGTCATGATATTTTGATGGCTACTATGCTCAATGGTGCAGCAGTAATGGATGCAGCTCTTCTGTTGATAGGTAAATATATCAAGATTAATCCAGGGCAAAAAGTGTGGTCAGCCTGAGATGGAATAATTAAAGGAAAACTGAGGACTTGGGGAACTTAAAGTGACATAAATAGAGATTTTTATAGTTAATTTCCCAAAATCATGACCATATTCCTTAATTATCTTAATATAAGAAGCATGGtatgtaaaaggaaaaaaaatattgaaatcagtggtgcattttttttttaatctacaaaTATACATAAGGTTGTACATTTTTTtatgtagactttttttttttaaagtatgtgtTGGTTTATTTGTCTCAGTGTGTTGTGTACTTTATCTTGAATAATGGTTTATTTAGATGCCAGTCTCATTCATGTGAAATGCTAACAAGAGCTGTCAAGATAGATTTTCAAGGCTTAGGATGTGCTTTCTTTGTGAATGTTGTGGAGGGCTATGTGGAATTTagccacgtgtaaagttagaatgCACTATACTGCCCCATACAAGGTTGCTTTCACTCTTGAATTACCTGAAAATTGAGGGGATTCTTAAAACCATCCTTAAGTTTGTTAAAAAATCATGCTACTCACTGACAGTTTTATTCAGTTTGGTTTGTTACAGGAAAAGGATTCAACCAAGGAAAGAGACACATAAGGCAGAATCTAGAAGAGTTCTAAATGTGAGGCTTATGTGGTTTTCTTTTTATAACATTCCATATGAAAATACTGTCAACCTAATTGATATACTTTAtctaattagattttttttagtgGGACTTCCTGTTATGTAGAAATGATGACTGATCGTGTGATTGATCACTGAATCACGTAGTTGTTCTTTCTGGCATGGCCAGCGTTCACATGGCTTGGAAGCCTCAGCCTAAAATTTGGTATGTTCAATCCCAAGATTAAATAAGGATACTTCAGATAGAGATGACATAATGATTACCTCAAGAAATACAAGAAATACAAGGCATTTGGGGAGAGGTCAAATAAGAATAGACTTCTACAAGCATGATCTCAGGTATTGTACCAATGAACATAGCTACTTGGGAAAGATGATCTTCAGTTTACAAAACAAAACTATATTTTATTACAAATTATTAGTGATTGCTTTTgaacttcttttttcttctttccatttttgttaATGAATAGCTTTATCTGCTCtctattgctgtgtaacaaaaTACCTCACAAATATTGGAACCACAAATATTTAATCTGTTTCTGTGGTTAAGGAGTGCATATCAGTGAGGCATACACTCAGAGATATCAAAACTTGTTTGGAACTGAatcttttaagattacttgcactTTTGTTTTCCATGTTGGTTTTTTCCTTGCCTATCATAGCTTCTACTTTGAGTCAGAAGTCAGAGCCTTTTTAACTAATTTTAGAAGTGAAATTTAATTACTTTTGAAGTATTTTCTTGGTTAAAGTTGTTTTGAGCCAGGTGtgttggtgcacatctgtaatcccagttgctcaggaatctgaggcaagggcatcatgagttcaaagccagtatcagccaaagcaaggtgctaagcaactcagtgagaccctgttcctaaataaaatataaaatagggctggggatggggcttagtGGTGGAGTCCCCCtgactgagttcaatctctgatactacCTGATTCCCcccaaaagttgttttttaagGAAAGATTTTATAAGGTTTAAACTGATGGTAGTGATCATCTATCCtaaagtagaatggatcacaatatTCTAAATACTAAATAAAGTCAGAATATATGTTTTGACTGAGCAAAAGCTGTCTGTAAACCCTAAGAAGGTAAACTTGAGGCCCGGATTGCAGTCATTACTAGAAGTGGAAGTTAAAAGACTGGGAGGATCAGAAGAAATAAGGCAAAGAATTTAAACAGCATACCAAAACATGTTAGTAGTGTTAAAAAATAGGTCTTGAATTGGGCAAGTGAAGGTCTGTTAGATAGATACCGGTTAATTCTTAATACTCATCCTGTCTatctttgtttaaatttttttttgacatccATTTAGCTGGTAATGAATCTTGTCCTCAACCTCAGACTTCTGAACACCTAGCTGCCATAGAAATTATAAAGCTGAAACATATATTGATTCTGCAAAATAAAATTGATTTGGTAAAAGAAAGTCAAGCTAAAGAACAGTATGAACAGATCCTTGCATTTGTTCAAGGTAAGAATCCTGGTATTGTAATATAATGGATTATCCAGTATTAATTAATGGTTGGAACATCTGTGTTCTCTTCTTAGTACTTAAAACCTTTGTTGCTTATAGCAACCTGATAttttagttaaaaataatttatacaagCAGTCccactttattaaaaaaattttattatttaattattgttttattattaaattattatttattattgtttttattatttaaaaaaacaaactttctttttttttttaaacaccacTGATTTTCAATGATTATGTGTTCAAAATTGGAATTGACAGTGATTTCTGTAATCTTTATATAGTGttctttctccctccttcccccttATTTTCGGGAATCTGTGATGTGTTTCTCACATTTGATTTCTTATTCATATTACTTATGAAAAAAGTCTTTTACCCTAGTAtgtggtaaataaaatatttcattatgttTCTAAAATCTCATTGtgtattttccatttcatttattaTCCTGTGTGACATGTAAGTAGTAGTATTGGCACATTTTGTATGTGCCAATAATCTGATAAGCAGAGtgtttataattttttctttcctgGGGGATAAACTACTAAAATCTGGGGTTTTCAGCCCCAGAACTATAGAAGGATAATTCAGTCAGAAAACATCATGATTATCTTCAAGAAGCACAAGGCACAGGTCACATCTGTTTTGAGAGTGGCCGAATGTTTTAACTTGGATATTTTTTCAGTTGGCTACATTTCTTTGCTGGTAATggacatattttttaaatctcttctATCTGCTTATTTGTATTGATAGAACTTGCTAATTTTTAATCTtctataaaatgattttttttaagatggaaaaCCAATGTCATAGATTTTCTAAGCAAcataactatttttatttttgcttactTGAATATTgggatgtttatttttataaacttaatagttattttatataatacataatGTAGAATGGATTCTGTTAACTGACAACTTTTGATCTAtttaaatttatcatgtaggtacAGTAGCTGAAGGAGCTCCTATTATTCCAATTTCTGCTCAGCTGAAATATAATATTGAAGTTGTCTGTGAGTATATAGTAAAGAAAATTCCAGTGCCTCCAAGAGACTTTACTTCAGAACCTCAGCTTATTGGTAAGAATTTATCTCTTGTCTTTTAATTATTGACTTAGTTTTTCTACATTATTGGCTTTTTTTTGTGGAGAATGAAATTTAATAgttctcctttctcttcctcagtgatTAGGTCTTTTGATGTTAATAAACCTGGCTGTGAGGTTGATGACCTTAAAGGGGGTGTAACTGGTGGTAGTATTTTAAAAGGAGTTAATACTCCTTTTAAGGTAAACACTGAATTCTAAATTCTTGATTTCTTCTTAAACAGAAAATGATAGTGGCAAAAGGAAAtctaaaaaattttctttttttttccccctccagaAAAATGTATTGTTTACTATTGTTTTTTGAATATAGCAAGTCTTATATTTAACAAGTATATTTCCTGTAGGTAATTAGTGTATTGAATGGTTATAGCTTTAAAAATTAACTGTttggatttttattctttttgttgtgaTATTTGAAAACATTCTTGGGAATAGCAGTGCTTTTTAGTTTAGTTATCTATCTATTGGGACTATACATTTAAATAATTATTCTTTTACCCATATGTTTCAACAACTTCTGTTTCAGGTGAGCCAGGAGATAGAAGTCAGACCTGGTATTGTTTCCAAAGATAGTGAAGGAAAACTCATGTGTAAACCAATCTTTTCCAAAATTGTTTCACTTTTTGCTGAA
The genomic region above belongs to Callospermophilus lateralis isolate mCalLat2 chromosome Y, mCalLat2.hap1, whole genome shotgun sequence and contains:
- the LOC143639714 gene encoding eukaryotic translation initiation factor 2 subunit 3-like; amino-acid sequence: MAGPGSLLECLKGAFPVRYVIKAWLESLHGASNCAGGAVRRAGRAGAVCWAGRGPFSLGRATRGRLQSRAGGGQRPFRAARPRFTRLGQTVTSNKLTNSWQVSFQWNFARSSSAEFFFDIHLAGNESCPQPQTSEHLAAIEIIKLKHILILQNKIDLVKESQAKEQYEQILAFVQGTVAEGAPIIPISAQLKYNIEVVCEYIVKKIPVPPRDFTSEPQLIVIRSFDVNKPGCEVDDLKGGVTGGSILKGVNTPFKVSQEIEVRPGIVSKDSEGKLMCKPIFSKIVSLFAEHNDLQYAVPGGNMWNLISLLGVGTKIDPTLCRADRMVGQVFGAVRF